A genomic region of Glycine max cultivar Williams 82 chromosome 15, Glycine_max_v4.0, whole genome shotgun sequence contains the following coding sequences:
- the LOC100792043 gene encoding CASP-like protein 1B1, with amino-acid sequence MASENGEKVEIGLNAVPQETHKPKKDWVLLSLRMVAFFATASATLVMTFNKQTKSFVVATVGSTPITATLAAKFNQTPAFVFFVIANGNASLHNLVMIVMEVLGPRYDYKGLRLALIAILDMMTMALASAGDGAATFMSELGKNGNSHARWDKICDKFETYCNRGGAALIVSFVGFILLFIISVMSVIKLLKSNRINHASP; translated from the exons ATGGCCTCAGAAAATGGAGAGAAAGTGGAGATAGGTTTGAATGCAGTTCCTCAAGAGACACATAAGCCAAAGAAGGATTGGGTTCTTTTGTCCCTCAGAATGGTTGCATTTTTTGCCACTGCTTCTGCCACACTTGTGATGACTTTTAACAAACAAACCAAAAGCTTCGTAGTTGCCACCGTCGGTAGCACTCCAATAACAGCCACTCTTGCTGCAAAGTTTAACCAAACTCCAGCTTTTGT GTTCTTTGTGATAGCCAATGGAAATGCCAGTCTGCATAACTTGGTGATGATAGTAATGGAAGTATTAGGACCCCGATATGATTACAAAGGACTCCGGCTTGCACTAATTGCAATATTAGATATG ATGACTATGGCTCTGGCTTCAGCTGGGGATGGTGCAGCAACATTCATGTCTGAATTGGGAAAGAATGGTAATTCACACGCAAGGTGGGATAAGATCTGTGACAAGTTTGAAACCTATTGCAACCGAGGTGGTGCTGCCCTTATTGTCTCTTTCGTTGGCTTCATTCTCCTCTTCATTATTTCAGTGATGTCGGTTATCAAGCTGCTCAAGTCAAATCGCATTAACCACGCTTCTCCATAA